In Phreatobacter stygius, a genomic segment contains:
- a CDS encoding CvpA family protein has protein sequence MPVTYLDIGLAVIMLISALLAMVRGFVREVLSIASWGLAALATWWAFPRLLPLAQTQVSNELAAKAIVIAGVFLTVLVVVSLITIRISDAILDSKIGVLDRTLGFAFGLARGLVIVVVAFAFFTWLVPNTNRPDWVAKAKSYALLDSTKDWLIEKLPQDIEGSDILRRLNRSQQPAADAAAPPAAPGTAPAAPPAQPQPRRP, from the coding sequence ATGCCGGTCACCTATCTCGACATTGGCCTCGCCGTGATCATGCTGATTTCAGCTTTGCTCGCGATGGTCCGTGGCTTCGTCCGCGAGGTTCTGTCGATCGCCTCCTGGGGCCTGGCGGCGCTCGCCACGTGGTGGGCCTTCCCGCGGCTGCTGCCGCTCGCCCAGACCCAGGTGTCGAACGAACTGGCGGCCAAGGCGATCGTCATCGCCGGCGTGTTCCTGACCGTGCTGGTGGTCGTCTCGCTGATCACCATTCGCATCTCCGACGCCATTCTCGACTCCAAGATCGGCGTGCTCGACCGCACCCTCGGCTTTGCCTTCGGCCTGGCCCGCGGGCTGGTCATCGTGGTGGTCGCCTTCGCCTTCTTCACCTGGCTGGTGCCCAACACCAACCGGCCGGACTGGGTCGCCAAGGCCAAGTCTTACGCGCTGCTCGACAGCACCAAGGACTGGCTGATCGAGAAATTGCCGCAGGACATCGAAGGTTCGGATATTCTGCGCCGGCTGAACCGCTCGCAGCAGCCCGCCGCCGATGCCGCGGCGCCGCCGGCCGCACCGGGAACGGCTCCCGCGGCGCCGCCGGCCCAGCCGCAGCCGCGTCGCCCATAG
- the purF gene encoding amidophosphoribosyltransferase: MTRSLEVRLHEADLEHQREDFDPQTLDDGAFDSEADRLHEECGVFGVHNHPDAAALTALGLHALQHRGQEAAGIVSFDGARFHSERRLGLVGDNFSKREVIERLPGQSAIGHTRYSTTGGTILRNVQPLFAELETGGFAVCHNGNLTNGLTLRRRLIADGAIYQATSDTEVILHLVARSRRNRFTDRFIDALGQIEGGYAFVGMTNKKLIGARDPLGIRPLVIGELGGKYILTSETCALDIIGARFVREVAVGEVVVISDQGLESIIPFPQRKPRPCIFEYVYFARPDSIVDGKNVYGLRKQIGATLASEAPVEADVVVPVPDSGVPAAIGFAHRSGIPYELGIIRNHYVGRTFIQPTQTVRELGVRLKHSANRAVVEGQRIVLVDDSIVRGTTSRKIVQMMRDAGAREVHFRIASPPIKFPDYYGIDMPDQDKLLAARMSLEEMKVYLGVDSLAFISIDGLYRALGEPGRDPVQPQFTDHYFTGDYPTPITDLVSESAKQLSLLAEAS; this comes from the coding sequence ATGACGCGATCCCTGGAGGTGCGCCTCCACGAGGCGGACCTGGAGCATCAGCGCGAGGACTTCGACCCCCAGACCCTGGATGACGGGGCCTTCGACAGTGAAGCAGACCGGCTGCATGAGGAATGCGGCGTCTTCGGTGTCCACAACCATCCGGATGCCGCGGCGCTGACCGCGCTCGGCCTGCACGCCCTGCAGCATCGCGGCCAGGAGGCCGCCGGCATCGTGTCGTTCGACGGCGCCCGGTTCCATTCGGAACGTCGGCTCGGCCTGGTCGGCGACAATTTCTCCAAGCGCGAAGTGATCGAACGCCTGCCCGGCCAATCGGCCATTGGCCATACCCGCTATTCGACCACCGGCGGCACCATTCTGCGCAACGTCCAGCCGCTGTTCGCCGAGCTCGAGACCGGCGGTTTCGCGGTCTGCCACAACGGCAACCTGACCAATGGCCTGACTCTGCGCCGCCGGTTGATCGCCGACGGCGCGATCTACCAGGCGACATCGGACACCGAAGTCATCCTGCACCTGGTCGCCCGTTCCCGGCGCAACCGTTTCACCGACCGGTTCATCGACGCGCTCGGCCAGATCGAGGGCGGTTATGCCTTTGTCGGCATGACCAACAAGAAACTGATCGGTGCCCGCGACCCGCTCGGCATCCGGCCGCTGGTGATCGGCGAGCTCGGCGGCAAATATATCCTGACCTCCGAGACCTGCGCGCTCGACATCATCGGCGCACGCTTCGTGCGCGAGGTCGCCGTTGGCGAGGTCGTGGTCATTTCCGACCAGGGCCTGGAATCGATCATTCCGTTCCCGCAGCGCAAGCCGCGCCCGTGCATCTTCGAATATGTCTATTTCGCGCGGCCGGACTCGATCGTCGACGGCAAGAATGTCTATGGCCTGCGCAAGCAGATCGGCGCGACCCTGGCCAGCGAAGCGCCGGTCGAAGCCGATGTGGTGGTGCCGGTGCCCGATTCCGGCGTGCCGGCGGCGATCGGCTTCGCGCATCGGTCGGGCATCCCCTACGAGCTCGGCATCATCCGCAACCACTATGTCGGCCGCACCTTCATCCAGCCGACCCAGACGGTGCGTGAGCTCGGCGTGCGCCTGAAACATTCGGCCAACCGGGCGGTTGTCGAGGGCCAGCGCATCGTGCTGGTCGACGACAGCATCGTGCGCGGCACGACCTCGCGCAAGATCGTCCAGATGATGCGTGATGCCGGCGCCCGCGAGGTGCATTTCCGCATCGCCTCGCCGCCGATCAAGTTTCCCGACTATTACGGCATCGACATGCCGGACCAGGACAAGCTCCTGGCGGCGCGCATGTCGCTCGAGGAGATGAAGGTCTATCTCGGGGTCGATTCGCTCGCCTTCATCTCGATCGACGGGCTCTACCGGGCGCTCGGCGAACCGGGCCGCGACCCGGTGCAGCCGCAGTTCACCGACCACTATTTCACCGGCGACTACCCGACGCCGATCACCGACCTGGTCAGCGAAAGCGCCAAGCAGCTCTCGCTGCTCGCCGAAGCGAGCTGA
- a CDS encoding NnrU family protein: MSILILGLVLFLGAHAFTTLRAPRAQLIEGLGAGGYKGAYSLVSGVGLGLIIYGYGVARAQGYVQVWSPPAALGHVTALLMAVAFIAAVASGGPNGKIKSTLKHPLLVAAKAWALGHLLVNGDLASMLLFGSFLAWAVAARISLKSRPDAVEPPPAPWGMSDVIAIGVGLALTVVFMIWLHPLLIGVPAMIR, from the coding sequence ATGTCGATCTTGATTCTGGGACTTGTGCTGTTTCTGGGCGCCCATGCCTTCACCACGCTGAGGGCGCCCAGGGCCCAGTTGATCGAAGGGCTGGGGGCGGGCGGCTACAAGGGCGCCTATTCGCTCGTCTCGGGCGTCGGCCTGGGCCTGATCATCTATGGCTATGGCGTCGCGCGCGCCCAGGGCTACGTCCAGGTCTGGTCGCCGCCGGCAGCGCTTGGCCATGTCACGGCGCTGCTGATGGCGGTCGCCTTCATTGCCGCCGTCGCCTCCGGCGGGCCGAACGGCAAGATCAAGTCGACGCTGAAACATCCGCTGCTGGTGGCCGCCAAGGCCTGGGCGCTCGGCCATCTCCTGGTCAATGGCGATCTGGCCTCGATGCTGCTGTTCGGTTCGTTCCTCGCCTGGGCGGTCGCCGCGCGCATCTCGCTCAAATCGCGCCCCGATGCGGTCGAGCCGCCACCGGCGCCCTGGGGCATGAGCGACGTCATCGCCATTGGCGTCGGCCTGGCTCTCACCGTGGTGTTCATGATCTGGCTGCACCCCCTGCTGATCGGCGTGCCGGCGATGATTCGCTGA
- the radA gene encoding DNA repair protein RadA: MARNITSFVCQSCGASYGRWQGKCESCGAWNTIAEENVGTGVGGTPAKGSAKKGRTFALAGLDGVGDQAPRTETQVGELDRVFGGGLVKGSVILIGGDPGIGKSTLLIQASARLARMGHRVVYISGEEAVDQVRLRAERLGLTASPVELAAETNVEDIVATLSEGPTPRLVVIDSIQTMWTDKVESAPGTVSQVRSAAQVLIRYAKKSGAAVILVGHVTKDGQIAGPRVVEHMVDAVMSFEGEGGHHFRILRAVKNRFGPTDEIGVFEMTGKGLREVPNPSELFLAGRDLGAPGTAVFAGMEGTRPVLVEIQALVAPSTLGTPRRAVVGWDPARLSMVLAVLDAHCGVRLGSHDVYLNVAGGLRIAEPAADLAVAAALVSSLTGAVMPADAVYFGEVSLSGAVRPVAQAAARLKEAKKLGFTRAVVPEVARGEAGEPGLGTQSVNNLSTLVADIAASGVGARKPKAVANE; this comes from the coding sequence ATGGCGCGCAACATCACGTCTTTCGTCTGTCAGTCCTGCGGTGCCAGCTATGGCCGCTGGCAGGGCAAATGCGAGAGCTGCGGCGCCTGGAACACGATCGCCGAGGAAAATGTCGGCACCGGCGTCGGCGGGACGCCGGCCAAAGGCTCGGCCAAGAAGGGCCGCACCTTCGCGCTGGCCGGCCTCGACGGCGTCGGCGATCAGGCACCGCGCACCGAAACCCAGGTCGGCGAACTCGACCGGGTGTTCGGCGGCGGACTGGTCAAGGGTTCGGTCATCCTGATCGGCGGCGATCCCGGCATCGGCAAGTCGACGCTGCTGATCCAGGCCTCGGCCCGGCTCGCCCGCATGGGCCACCGGGTCGTCTATATCTCCGGCGAAGAGGCGGTCGACCAGGTCCGGCTGCGCGCCGAGCGGCTCGGCCTGACCGCCTCGCCGGTCGAGCTCGCGGCCGAAACCAATGTCGAGGATATCGTCGCCACCCTGTCGGAAGGGCCGACGCCGCGGCTGGTGGTGATCGATTCGATCCAGACCATGTGGACCGACAAGGTCGAGAGCGCGCCGGGCACGGTCAGCCAGGTCCGCTCGGCCGCCCAGGTGTTGATCCGCTACGCCAAGAAGTCCGGCGCGGCGGTGATCCTGGTCGGCCATGTCACCAAGGACGGCCAGATCGCCGGCCCGCGCGTGGTCGAGCACATGGTCGACGCGGTGATGAGCTTCGAGGGCGAAGGCGGCCATCATTTCCGCATCCTGCGCGCAGTGAAGAACCGCTTCGGCCCGACCGACGAGATCGGCGTGTTCGAGATGACCGGCAAGGGCCTGCGCGAGGTGCCGAACCCGTCGGAACTGTTCCTCGCCGGCCGCGACCTCGGCGCGCCGGGAACCGCGGTCTTTGCCGGCATGGAGGGCACCAGGCCGGTGCTGGTCGAGATCCAGGCACTGGTCGCGCCCTCGACGCTGGGCACGCCGCGGCGCGCCGTGGTCGGCTGGGACCCGGCGCGGCTGTCCATGGTGCTGGCGGTGCTCGATGCCCATTGCGGCGTCCGGCTCGGCAGCCATGACGTCTACCTGAATGTCGCCGGTGGGCTGCGGATCGCCGAGCCGGCGGCCGATCTGGCGGTGGCGGCGGCCCTGGTGTCGTCGCTGACCGGCGCGGTGATGCCGGCCGACGCGGTCTATTTCGGCGAGGTCAGCCTGTCCGGCGCGGTCAGGCCGGTGGCGCAGGCCGCGGCGCGGCTGAAAGAGGCCAAGAAGCTCGGCTTCACCAGGGCCGTGGTGCCGGAAGTGGCGCGCGGCGAAGCCGGCGAGCCGGGGCTCGGCACCCAATCGGTCAACAACCTTTCGACGCTGGTCGCCGACATCGCCGCCTCCGGCGTCGGCGCGCGCAAACCCAAGGCCGTCGCGAACGAATAG
- a CDS encoding replicative DNA helicase, whose translation MAALPALMPVGSTDLTFRQAPQNMEAEQALLGAILVNNEAFYRVADFLDSKHFFDPLHQKIYETTASLVRSGKLATPITLKTFLDPNIDIGGLTIVQYLARLAGEATTIINAEDYGRSIYDLAIRRDLIQIGEGMVNVAYDAPVDMPPRTQIEDAERNLFALAETGRYDGGFQRFTDAVARALDMAGQAYQRDGHLSGISTGLRDLDKTLGGMQPSDLVVLAGRPAMGKTALATNIAFNIAKAYRFEVEADGTHKTTNGGIVGFFSLEMSSDQLATRIVAEQAQISSYKIRRGDIQEDEFYRLTEAAREIQAIPFYIDDTGGLSISQLTARARRLKRQRGLDFMVVDYLQLLSGSSKNNQNRVQELTEITTGLKALAKELNVPILALSQLSRQVESRDDKRPQLADLRESGSIEQDADAVMFVFREEYYIQNREPKPGTEEHIKWRDEMARLHGKAEVIIGKQRHGPTGTVTLQFEANVTRFSDLAEEDHLPQRLE comes from the coding sequence ATGGCCGCCCTGCCCGCCCTGATGCCTGTCGGCTCCACCGACCTGACGTTTCGCCAGGCGCCACAGAACATGGAGGCCGAGCAGGCGCTGCTGGGCGCGATCCTGGTCAACAACGAGGCGTTCTACCGGGTTGCCGACTTCCTCGATTCGAAACATTTCTTCGACCCGCTGCACCAGAAGATCTACGAGACCACCGCCTCGCTGGTCCGCAGCGGCAAGCTCGCCACGCCGATCACGCTCAAGACCTTCCTCGATCCCAATATCGACATCGGCGGATTGACGATCGTCCAATATCTGGCGCGGCTGGCCGGTGAAGCCACCACCATCATCAATGCCGAGGATTATGGCCGCTCGATCTATGACCTGGCGATTCGCCGGGATCTGATCCAGATCGGCGAAGGCATGGTCAATGTCGCCTATGACGCGCCCGTCGACATGCCGCCGCGCACGCAGATCGAGGATGCCGAGCGCAACCTGTTCGCGCTGGCCGAGACCGGCCGCTATGACGGCGGCTTCCAGCGCTTCACCGACGCGGTGGCGCGGGCCCTCGACATGGCGGGCCAGGCCTACCAGCGCGACGGCCACCTCTCGGGCATTTCCACCGGCCTGCGCGACCTCGACAAGACGCTCGGCGGCATGCAGCCCTCCGACCTCGTCGTGCTGGCCGGCCGCCCGGCCATGGGCAAGACCGCGCTCGCCACCAATATCGCCTTCAATATCGCCAAGGCCTACAGGTTCGAGGTCGAGGCCGACGGCACGCACAAAACCACCAATGGCGGCATTGTCGGCTTCTTCTCGCTGGAAATGAGCTCCGACCAGCTCGCCACCCGTATCGTGGCCGAGCAGGCGCAGATTTCCTCCTACAAGATCCGCCGCGGCGACATCCAGGAAGACGAGTTCTACCGGCTGACCGAGGCGGCGCGCGAAATCCAGGCCATTCCGTTCTACATCGACGACACCGGCGGCCTGTCGATCTCGCAGCTGACCGCCCGCGCCCGCCGCCTGAAACGTCAGCGCGGCCTGGATTTCATGGTGGTCGACTATCTCCAGCTCCTGTCCGGTTCGTCGAAGAACAACCAGAACCGGGTGCAGGAACTGACCGAGATCACCACCGGCCTGAAGGCGCTGGCCAAGGAGCTGAACGTGCCGATCCTGGCGCTGTCGCAGCTGTCGCGCCAGGTCGAATCGCGCGACGACAAACGTCCGCAGCTCGCCGATCTTCGCGAATCGGGCTCGATCGAGCAGGACGCCGACGCCGTCATGTTCGTGTTCCGCGAGGAATATTATATTCAGAACCGCGAACCGAAACCGGGCACCGAAGAGCATATCAAGTGGCGCGACGAGATGGCCCGGCTGCACGGCAAGGCCGAGGTGATCATCGGCAAGCAGCGTCACGGCCCGACCGGCACGGTGACCTTGCAGTTCGAGGCGAACGTGACGCGGTTCTCGGATCTCGCCGAAGAGGACCACCTGCCCCAGAGGCTGGAATAA
- a CDS encoding tetratricopeptide repeat protein, with protein MADIFDEVEEDLRRARFEEFWKKYWPLMAALAAVVILAIGGWRFYDWRQEQQSAAAGGRFEAAMRLSRTNAAEAEAQFAAIAADAPTGYRILARFRQATELAGRDKEAAVKAFDAIAADSAIGPVLQDVARIRAGYLLVDTATPAEIARRVEPLAAPGLPFRHSARELLALAAMRAGDKAAADKWLQAIQADQETPQGVRGRAELIAAVMAGLAK; from the coding sequence ATGGCCGATATTTTCGATGAAGTCGAAGAGGACCTGCGGCGCGCAAGGTTCGAGGAATTCTGGAAGAAATATTGGCCGCTCATGGCCGCGCTCGCGGCGGTCGTGATTCTGGCCATCGGGGGCTGGCGTTTCTACGACTGGCGCCAGGAGCAGCAATCGGCGGCTGCCGGCGGCCGCTTCGAGGCCGCCATGCGGCTGTCGCGGACCAATGCCGCCGAGGCCGAGGCGCAATTCGCCGCGATCGCGGCCGACGCTCCGACCGGCTATCGCATTCTGGCGCGGTTCCGCCAGGCCACCGAGCTTGCCGGTCGCGACAAGGAGGCGGCGGTCAAGGCTTTCGACGCGATTGCCGCCGATTCCGCGATCGGACCGGTCCTGCAGGACGTGGCGCGCATCCGGGCGGGTTACCTGCTGGTCGATACCGCGACGCCGGCCGAGATCGCCCGCCGCGTCGAACCGCTGGCGGCTCCCGGATTGCCGTTCCGCCATTCCGCGCGCGAACTCCTGGCGCTGGCCGCCATGCGTGCCGGCGACAAGGCCGCGGCCGACAAATGGCTTCAGGCGATCCAGGCCGACCAGGAAACGCCCCAGGGCGTCCGTGGCCGTGCCGAACTGATCGCCGCGGTCATGGCGGGCCTCGCCAAATAG
- the alr gene encoding alanine racemase produces the protein MSGMSDVPADEAGARLTVDLGALKRNYQALAAMTAGAECAAVVKADAYGIGIEAAGPALAAAGARTFFVAHLSEARRLRAVLPSAAIYVLNGLFGEALATYADHQLRPVLGSRDDIERFSAFCSQTARRWPAAIHVDTGMNRLGLDLAEAALLAEPGPHALAFEPALLMSHFACADEPGHPLTARQVDRFAQVRGLFPGVPGSLANSAGCTMSAARHDLARPGVALYGARYRADRAPLEPVVRLDAPLVQVREVRAGDTVGYGATWSASRPSRIGIVSVGYADGYLRSAGTTNHQAGAYARVNGVTCRLAGRVSMDLIAIDVTDAGQAAPGDTVTLIGDGIGVDDVAEAAGTIGYEVLTSLGRRYNRRYTGG, from the coding sequence ATGAGCGGCATGTCCGACGTTCCGGCCGACGAGGCCGGCGCACGCTTGACCGTCGATCTCGGCGCCCTCAAGCGCAATTACCAGGCGCTCGCCGCCATGACCGCCGGCGCGGAATGCGCCGCCGTGGTCAAGGCCGATGCCTATGGCATCGGCATCGAGGCGGCCGGTCCGGCGCTGGCCGCCGCCGGCGCCCGCACATTCTTCGTGGCTCATCTCTCGGAAGCCCGGCGGTTGCGCGCCGTGCTGCCGTCGGCCGCCATCTACGTCTTGAACGGCCTGTTCGGCGAGGCGCTCGCAACCTATGCCGACCACCAGCTGCGGCCGGTGCTCGGCAGCCGTGACGATATCGAGCGGTTCAGCGCCTTCTGCAGCCAGACGGCCAGGCGCTGGCCGGCCGCCATTCATGTCGATACCGGCATGAACCGGCTCGGCCTGGACCTGGCCGAGGCGGCGCTGCTGGCCGAGCCCGGACCTCATGCGCTGGCCTTCGAGCCGGCGCTGCTGATGAGCCATTTCGCCTGCGCCGACGAACCCGGCCACCCGCTGACGGCAAGGCAGGTCGACCGCTTCGCCCAGGTGCGCGGGCTGTTCCCGGGCGTGCCCGGCTCGCTCGCCAATTCCGCCGGCTGCACGATGAGCGCGGCGCGCCACGACCTCGCCCGGCCGGGCGTCGCGCTTTACGGCGCCCGCTACCGGGCCGACCGTGCGCCGCTCGAGCCGGTGGTCCGCCTGGACGCGCCGCTGGTGCAGGTGCGCGAGGTGCGCGCCGGCGACACGGTCGGTTACGGCGCGACCTGGAGCGCGTCGCGGCCGAGCCGCATCGGCATCGTCTCGGTCGGTTATGCCGACGGCTATCTGCGCTCAGCCGGCACCACCAACCATCAGGCCGGAGCCTATGCCAGGGTCAATGGCGTGACCTGCCGGCTCGCCGGGCGCGTCTCGATGGACCTGATCGCCATCGACGTGACCGATGCCGGCCAGGCGGCGCCTGGCGACACGGTGACCCTGATCGGCGACGGGATTGGCGTCGACGACGTCGCCGAGGCCGCCGGCACGATCGGCTACGAGGTGCTGACCAGCCTTGGGCGGCGCTATAACAGGCGCTATACCGGAGGCTGA
- a CDS encoding NAD(P)-dependent oxidoreductase — protein MKVALIGASGNVGSRLVAELARRGHSVTAIARDPSRIAAASGVTAVKADADSPEALARAIAGHDAVISSVHFTASDPNKLIAAVKAAGVPRYLVVGGAGSLEVAPGARLVDQPAFPAAHKSEALAGGAFLELLKAEPALNWTFLSPSALFVAGERTGKFRLGTNQLLADAGGKSWISYEDYAVALVDELETPAHQRQRFTVGY, from the coding sequence ATGAAAGTCGCTCTGATCGGCGCCTCCGGCAATGTCGGTTCCCGCCTCGTCGCCGAACTCGCCCGCCGCGGCCACAGCGTCACGGCCATCGCGCGCGACCCGTCCAGGATCGCCGCCGCCAGCGGCGTCACCGCCGTCAAGGCGGACGCGGATTCCCCGGAAGCGCTGGCCAGGGCGATCGCCGGCCATGACGCGGTGATCAGCAGCGTGCATTTCACCGCATCCGACCCGAACAAGCTGATCGCGGCGGTCAAGGCGGCCGGCGTGCCGCGCTACCTGGTGGTCGGCGGCGCCGGCAGCCTCGAGGTTGCGCCGGGTGCGCGCCTGGTCGACCAGCCGGCCTTTCCGGCCGCCCACAAGAGCGAAGCCCTGGCCGGCGGCGCCTTCCTCGAGCTGTTGAAGGCGGAACCGGCCCTCAACTGGACCTTCCTGTCGCCTTCGGCCCTGTTCGTCGCCGGCGAGCGCACCGGCAAGTTCCGGCTCGGCACCAACCAGCTGCTGGCCGACGCCGGCGGCAAGAGCTGGATTTCTTATGAGGACTATGCGGTCGCGCTGGTCGACGAACTGGAAACGCCGGCCCATCAGCGCCAGCGTTTCACCGTCGGCTACTGA
- a CDS encoding SDR family NAD(P)-dependent oxidoreductase produces the protein MTDKPLSGRVACITGASRGIGRETALLLAAAGAHVVAVARTQGGLETLDDAIRQIGGSATLVPLDVKDGDGLDRLGLAIHERWGKLDVLVANGAILGPISPLGHITPKEWDHTVAVNLTAQWRLIRSFDPLLQQSDAGRAVFVSSGASWRNRPFWGPYSVTKAALNSLALTYAAETENSPIRVNLFNPGPIRTSMRAQAMPGEDPATLEGPEGPARAILALCLPDVTETGKIYDYPTKTLKAFQEPA, from the coding sequence ATGACCGACAAGCCCCTTTCAGGCCGGGTGGCCTGCATCACCGGAGCCTCGCGCGGCATCGGGCGCGAGACCGCCCTGCTGCTCGCCGCGGCCGGCGCCCATGTGGTGGCCGTGGCGCGCACCCAGGGCGGCCTGGAGACGCTCGACGATGCGATCCGCCAGATCGGCGGATCGGCGACGCTGGTGCCCCTGGACGTCAAGGACGGCGATGGCCTGGATCGCCTCGGGCTCGCCATCCATGAGCGTTGGGGCAAGCTCGACGTGCTGGTGGCGAACGGCGCCATTCTCGGGCCGATCTCGCCGCTCGGCCATATCACGCCGAAGGAATGGGATCACACTGTCGCGGTTAACCTGACCGCGCAATGGCGCTTGATACGTTCGTTCGATCCGCTGCTGCAGCAATCCGATGCCGGCCGCGCGGTCTTCGTCTCGTCCGGCGCGTCGTGGCGCAACCGGCCGTTCTGGGGCCCCTATTCGGTGACCAAGGCAGCGCTCAATTCGCTGGCTTTGACCTATGCGGCGGAGACCGAGAACAGCCCGATCCGGGTCAACCTGTTCAATCCGGGCCCGATCCGCACCAGCATGCGGGCGCAGGCCATGCCCGGCGAGGACCCGGCGACGCTGGAGGGCCCGGAAGGCCCGGCGCGCGCCATTCTGGCGCTCTGCCTGCCCGACGTGACCGAAACCGGCAAGATCTACGACTATCCGACCAAGACGCTGAAAGCGTTCCAGGAACCGGCCTGA
- a CDS encoding winged helix-turn-helix transcriptional regulator codes for MRDPNVFDGKCPTRVVLDRVGDKWAVLILLLLASEPLRFNELRRRIDGISQKMLSQTLKSLERDGLVGRKAFATVPVTVEYSITELGRTLYSAVDSLRLWAETHLADVVAAQQRYDGTEGLSQAA; via the coding sequence TTGCGCGACCCCAATGTTTTCGACGGCAAATGCCCGACCCGCGTGGTGCTCGACCGCGTCGGCGACAAATGGGCGGTGCTGATCCTGCTCCTGCTCGCCAGCGAGCCCCTGCGCTTCAACGAATTGCGCCGGCGGATCGACGGCATCTCGCAGAAGATGCTGTCGCAGACGCTGAAGAGCCTGGAGCGCGACGGCCTGGTCGGCCGCAAGGCCTTCGCGACCGTGCCGGTGACCGTGGAATATTCGATCACCGAGCTCGGCCGGACGCTCTATTCGGCGGTCGACAGCCTGCGCCTCTGGGCCGAAACCCACCTTGCCGACGTCGTGGCGGCGCAGCAGCGTTACGACGGGACCGAGGGCTTGTCGCAGGCGGCGTGA
- the der gene encoding ribosome biogenesis GTPase Der has translation MAFTLAIVGRPNVGKSTLFNRLVGRRIALVDDRPGVTRDRREGDARLGDLEFTIIDTAGLEEADGGTLEARMRAQTEEAIRLADVVIFMVDARVGLTPDDHVFANLVRRSGKPVILAANKSEGKVGMAGAYEAFGLGLGDPVPLSAEHGEGLSELYDALAVHMPVPTYEDDAVEHDEDEVDDPNKPIPVAIVGRPNAGKSTLVNALIGEDRMLTGPEAGITRDAIAVDWDWGGRKFRLVDTAGLRKRARIEDKLEKLSVADALRAIRFAQVVVVCMDAEKPFEDQDLRIADLAAKEGRAVVLAFTKWDLIPHKGGKAAKLREETDHWLPQIKGCPVVANSAETGQGLDRLMQAIIDARVPWQKRISTSQLVRWLQETIDHHPPPAVSGRRIKLRYMTQAKTRPPTFVAFCSRPEALPESYLRYLVNGLRESFDMQGTPIRFHLKKTDNPYADTGRKIY, from the coding sequence ATGGCTTTCACCCTCGCCATTGTCGGCCGACCCAATGTCGGCAAGTCGACGCTGTTCAACCGGCTGGTCGGCCGACGCATCGCGCTGGTCGACGACCGGCCGGGCGTGACGCGCGACCGTCGCGAGGGTGATGCCCGCCTCGGCGATCTCGAATTCACCATCATCGACACCGCGGGGCTCGAAGAGGCCGACGGCGGCACGCTCGAAGCCCGCATGCGGGCCCAGACGGAAGAGGCCATCCGGCTCGCCGATGTGGTGATCTTCATGGTCGATGCCCGGGTCGGTCTGACGCCGGATGACCACGTCTTCGCCAATCTGGTGCGCCGTTCGGGCAAGCCGGTCATCCTCGCCGCCAACAAGAGCGAAGGCAAAGTCGGCATGGCCGGCGCCTACGAGGCCTTCGGCCTGGGTCTCGGCGATCCGGTGCCGCTGTCGGCCGAACATGGCGAGGGCCTGTCGGAACTCTATGACGCGCTGGCCGTCCACATGCCCGTGCCGACCTATGAGGATGACGCGGTCGAGCACGACGAAGACGAGGTCGACGATCCGAACAAGCCGATCCCGGTGGCCATTGTCGGCCGGCCGAATGCCGGCAAGTCGACCCTGGTCAATGCCCTGATCGGCGAGGACCGCATGCTGACCGGCCCCGAGGCCGGCATCACCCGCGACGCCATCGCGGTGGACTGGGACTGGGGCGGGCGCAAGTTCCGGCTGGTCGATACGGCAGGCTTGAGAAAGCGCGCGCGTATCGAGGACAAGCTGGAAAAGCTGTCGGTCGCCGATGCGCTGCGCGCCATCCGCTTCGCCCAGGTCGTGGTTGTCTGCATGGATGCCGAAAAGCCGTTCGAGGATCAGGATCTGCGGATCGCCGATCTCGCGGCCAAGGAGGGCAGGGCTGTCGTGCTCGCCTTCACCAAATGGGACCTGATCCCGCACAAGGGCGGCAAGGCCGCCAAGCTGCGCGAGGAGACCGACCATTGGCTGCCGCAGATCAAGGGCTGCCCGGTGGTCGCCAATTCGGCGGAAACCGGCCAGGGTCTGGACCGGCTGATGCAGGCGATCATCGATGCCCGCGTGCCGTGGCAGAAGCGCATCTCGACCAGCCAGCTGGTTCGCTGGCTGCAGGAGACGATCGACCATCATCCGCCGCCGGCGGTCTCCGGGCGGCGTATCAAGCTGCGTTACATGACCCAGGCGAAGACGCGGCCACCGACCTTCGTCGCCTTCTGCTCGCGCCCCGAAGCCTTGCCGGAGAGCTATCTGCGCTACCTGGTCAACGGCCTGCGCGAGAGCTTCGACATGCAGGGGACGCCGATCCGCTTCCACCTGAAGAAGACCGACAATCCCTATGCCGACACCGGCCGCAAGATCTACTAG